From a region of the Paenibacillus sp. FSL R10-2734 genome:
- a CDS encoding YwbE family protein, whose product MNGQVRADIRPGLEVDIVLKQDQPTGKLTHGTVKDILTNSPRHPHGIKVRLTSGQVGRVKNITGN is encoded by the coding sequence ATGAATGGACAAGTAAGAGCGGATATTCGTCCTGGGCTTGAAGTGGATATTGTGCTTAAGCAGGATCAGCCTACAGGTAAGCTAACACACGGTACGGTGAAAGATATTCTCACGAATTCGCCTAGGCATCCGCATGGTATTAAGGTTCGTTTGACTAGCGGACAGGTAGGTCGAGTTAAGAACATTACAGGGAACTAA
- a CDS encoding DUF4269 domain-containing protein produces the protein MTDWRNVDYLRHGTAVQREVFNLLTELDIMSLLTDYNPLLVGTVPLGIQVKGSDLDIICEVHDPVEFQARGSRYFGAMDGFVSVSRVVQGIPRTKINFMVKGWPIELFGQPRRTELQNGYLHMVIEAEILALMDEDFRQRIITMKSNGQKTEPAFAQALGLEGDPYEALLELEKLPRSALYALCRSGHTYITANVTVNSDC, from the coding sequence ATGACTGATTGGCGAAATGTCGATTATTTGCGTCATGGAACTGCGGTTCAGAGAGAGGTCTTTAACCTTCTTACAGAACTGGATATTATGAGTTTGCTAACGGATTATAACCCTCTGTTGGTTGGTACAGTACCGCTTGGAATTCAGGTTAAAGGCAGCGATTTGGATATCATATGTGAGGTTCATGATCCTGTGGAGTTTCAGGCGCGAGGTAGTCGGTATTTTGGGGCCATGGATGGGTTTGTTAGCGTATCGCGAGTGGTCCAAGGCATCCCTCGAACGAAAATTAACTTTATGGTAAAGGGCTGGCCTATAGAACTGTTTGGACAGCCGAGGCGAACAGAGCTGCAGAATGGTTATTTGCATATGGTCATTGAAGCCGAGATTTTGGCCTTGATGGATGAGGATTTTCGTCAGCGAATAATCACAATGAAATCAAACGGGCAGAAGACAGAACCTGCCTTCGCGCAAGCGCTGGGATTAGAGGGTGATCCTTACGAAGCGCTGCTGGAGCTGGAGAAGCTTCCTCGGAGCGCTCTTTATGCTTTATGTCGTTCTGGGCATACTTATATCACAGCAAATGTTACGGTGAACTCCGACTGCTAG
- the sdaAB gene encoding L-serine ammonia-lyase, iron-sulfur-dependent subunit beta — MRFKDVFSIIGPAMVGPSSSHTAGAARIGRAARQVLGEIPRVAEVTFFGSFAATYQGHGTDRAIVGGLLDFTTDDHRLPDSLELAVEAGMEVSFKQGTGLFPHPNTVKLHLIGQETGSELTLTGTSIGGGNIEIVDIDGFGVKLTGVYPTVLINHMDYLGVLASVTEVMRNGQFNIGHMSLDRKNRSGAALTVLELDEAATPELIKALKALTAVKSVKLVNLNEGKQEEKGKENLT; from the coding sequence ATGCGTTTTAAGGATGTGTTTTCAATTATTGGTCCGGCAATGGTCGGTCCTTCAAGCTCGCATACCGCTGGAGCGGCCCGGATCGGGAGAGCTGCAAGGCAGGTGTTAGGTGAAATACCACGTGTGGCAGAAGTGACATTTTTCGGTTCTTTTGCAGCAACTTATCAGGGACATGGCACAGATCGAGCGATTGTTGGAGGGTTACTTGATTTCACCACCGATGATCATCGGCTTCCAGATTCCCTAGAACTGGCGGTAGAAGCCGGGATGGAAGTTTCTTTTAAGCAGGGAACGGGCTTGTTTCCACATCCCAACACGGTTAAGCTGCATCTTATCGGACAAGAAACCGGGAGCGAGCTGACGCTAACAGGGACATCTATTGGTGGTGGGAACATCGAGATTGTCGATATCGACGGTTTTGGGGTGAAGCTTACAGGGGTCTATCCGACGGTTCTGATTAACCATATGGATTATTTGGGTGTTCTGGCGAGTGTTACGGAAGTGATGCGTAACGGACAGTTTAATATAGGGCATATGTCTCTGGATCGTAAGAATCGCAGTGGTGCAGCCTTGACGGTGCTGGAGCTGGATGAAGCGGCTACCCCGGAGCTTATTAAAGCGCTTAAAGCGCTCACTGCTGTGAAATCTGTGAAGTTGGTTAATTTAAATGAAGGTAAGCAAGAAGAGAAGGGGAAGGAAAATTTAACATGA
- a CDS encoding NAD(P)H-binding protein, with translation MDVVVLGASGTIGKAIVQEALKRKHEVTAAVRNPESLTLEHERLHITTVDVLDPASVAAAVRGHEEVISAYGPDLGQEKDLITAAKAIVEGMQEAGLNRLLVVGGVGSLKTETGELLMDTEDFPAELRPLAEAHAQAYEIYKNTELDYTYASPAAVVQSGRRTGQFRIGLDRLVFDENGESLISVKDFAVAMVDELEEGNFSRERFTVAY, from the coding sequence ATGGATGTTGTAGTATTGGGTGCATCAGGAACGATTGGAAAGGCGATTGTACAGGAGGCTTTAAAAAGAAAACACGAGGTAACAGCTGCGGTACGGAATCCAGAATCATTAACCCTTGAACATGAACGTCTGCACATCACGACTGTAGATGTTCTAGATCCTGCTTCAGTTGCAGCTGCGGTCCGTGGACATGAAGAGGTAATCAGTGCTTACGGTCCAGATCTCGGCCAAGAGAAGGATTTGATAACAGCAGCTAAGGCGATTGTTGAGGGGATGCAAGAAGCTGGGCTCAATCGACTGCTAGTTGTGGGTGGTGTAGGTAGTTTGAAGACTGAAACTGGAGAGCTGTTGATGGATACGGAAGATTTCCCAGCTGAGCTTAGACCACTAGCAGAGGCCCATGCGCAGGCTTATGAAATTTACAAAAACACAGAATTGGACTATACGTATGCCAGTCCTGCTGCAGTAGTTCAGTCAGGTCGACGTACAGGTCAATTCCGCATTGGACTCGACCGTCTCGTTTTTGATGAAAATGGCGAAAGCTTGATCAGTGTGAAGGATTTTGCAGTAGCTATGGTGGACGAGCTGGAGGAAGGGAATTTTAGCCGGGAGAGATTTACTGTAGCCTATTGA
- a CDS encoding HNH endonuclease signature motif containing protein, translating into MNDTDLQSTKQCAYCHKQKPLSEFRKRTGKRSKGQSRRGACRECRKQRETLNIKSTAIEQSTPNRRVRGLEQRKKHPHSQGSKLNPEDPTQLIPSAKGMILMRGHSDKGHRWHQEIDQELATTLVREHAAIVVNRRTIRRLYSNKDFRAYILARDNYTCYFCGAYGDTIDHLLPRAKGGHTTPDNCVCACTLCNQTKADRSVEDFMGRM; encoded by the coding sequence ATGAACGATACCGACCTTCAATCTACCAAACAGTGTGCTTATTGCCACAAGCAGAAGCCGCTCTCTGAATTTCGCAAACGTACAGGCAAACGTTCCAAAGGGCAGTCACGCCGTGGTGCCTGTCGTGAATGTCGAAAACAACGAGAAACACTAAATATAAAGTCCACAGCGATAGAACAATCCACTCCGAATCGCCGCGTGCGAGGTTTGGAGCAGCGAAAAAAACATCCACATTCCCAAGGATCGAAACTAAATCCTGAAGATCCAACTCAATTAATTCCTTCCGCCAAAGGGATGATTCTAATGCGCGGCCATAGCGATAAGGGACATCGTTGGCATCAGGAGATTGATCAAGAGCTTGCGACTACGCTAGTCAGGGAACATGCTGCTATTGTTGTGAACCGTCGAACCATCCGAAGATTGTATAGCAATAAGGATTTTCGCGCTTATATATTAGCCAGAGACAACTATACCTGCTACTTCTGCGGCGCTTATGGAGACACTATTGATCATCTCCTACCTCGTGCTAAAGGTGGTCATACAACGCCAGATAATTGCGTCTGCGCTTGCACGCTATGTAATCAGACCAAAGCCGATCGATCTGTTGAGGATTTCATGGGCCGAATGTAG
- a CDS encoding LacI family DNA-binding transcriptional regulator, giving the protein MTTIYDIAKRTGYSPTTVSKAFNNYSDVREKTRQEIFRVAQEMGYLPNSHARTLTTKKSWTIGVLFVENTGFGIRHPFFSAVIESFKKVAVEKGYALMFISKDVGGKQSGYLENCRIRGVDGVVVFLSDYEDPYFRELLESNIPTVIVDFETSESHTVCSDNTAGAQLAVEYLASLGHRKIAHISGGMNTFPGKMRELGYMSAMKQRGLKVPKSYVVNGAFYSRESGYNAMLELLKLPERPTAVFASGDLLALGAIMAAKDSGLSVPTDISVMGYDDIDLAEYVTPGLTTIRQDTELLGSRAADILLASIEGKELGNEAILVPVELVERESCAPLTSGD; this is encoded by the coding sequence TTGACAACGATATACGATATTGCCAAAAGAACCGGTTACTCTCCGACAACGGTATCCAAGGCGTTTAATAATTATTCGGATGTACGAGAGAAGACTCGCCAGGAAATATTTCGGGTTGCCCAAGAAATGGGGTATTTACCGAACTCACATGCCCGTACACTGACTACTAAGAAATCATGGACCATCGGTGTGCTGTTCGTAGAGAATACGGGATTTGGTATTCGCCATCCCTTTTTTAGTGCTGTGATCGAGAGCTTTAAGAAGGTTGCTGTGGAAAAGGGTTATGCCCTCATGTTTATCTCAAAAGATGTCGGAGGCAAGCAAAGTGGTTATTTAGAGAATTGTAGGATACGTGGCGTAGATGGCGTTGTTGTCTTCTTGTCCGATTATGAGGATCCGTATTTCCGTGAGCTGCTTGAGAGTAATATCCCTACGGTTATTGTGGATTTTGAGACATCGGAGTCGCATACGGTATGCTCGGATAATACAGCTGGAGCACAGCTAGCCGTGGAGTATCTAGCTTCTTTGGGTCATCGTAAGATTGCCCATATATCTGGAGGCATGAACACATTTCCAGGTAAAATGCGGGAGCTGGGTTATATGTCCGCTATGAAGCAGCGTGGGCTTAAAGTGCCCAAGTCCTATGTTGTAAACGGAGCTTTTTATTCTCGAGAAAGCGGCTATAACGCGATGCTGGAGCTTCTTAAGCTGCCTGAACGTCCAACCGCCGTCTTTGCTTCGGGTGACTTATTAGCCTTAGGGGCTATTATGGCAGCCAAAGATAGTGGACTTTCCGTACCAACGGATATTTCAGTTATGGGTTACGATGACATCGATCTTGCCGAATATGTTACACCTGGATTAACAACGATTCGTCAGGATACGGAGCTTCTTGGAAGCCGAGCGGCAGACATTCTTTTAGCTTCAATTGAAGGGAAAGAGCTAGGGAATGAAGCAATTTTAGTTCCGGTGGAATTAGTCGAACGGGAATCCTGTGCGCCTCTGACTAGTGGAGATTAG
- a CDS encoding glycoside hydrolase family 88 protein, translating to MLNLQTDDQIWVKNVIAKLTTKMGVVCERSENKIPYTTRNGEHDNQIEKDINWWTNGFWGGMMWHMYHETGAQKYKEIANYTEDALDACFHQFYGLHHDVGFMWLPTSVANYKVTGNLESRKRAMHAANLLAGRFNLEGGFIRAWNDDTVSEDTRGWAIVDCMMNLPLLYWASEETKDPRYAQIAMKHADTALDAFIRPDGSVNHIVEFDPFHGGVVRTYGGQGYEEGSSWTRGQTWALYGFMISYTHTGKQEYLQAAKRVAHYFMANIPDNGVIPIDFRQPKEPAYEDSTAAAIAACGLIEIAKVVGEYEKDVYLNAALKLLKTLDGSLCDWTTDSDHLLIKGSAAYHHQDIHISIIYGDYYFMEAIFKLKGNDLFLW from the coding sequence ATGTTAAACCTGCAGACTGACGATCAAATTTGGGTAAAAAATGTAATTGCCAAGCTAACGACCAAAATGGGCGTAGTGTGTGAAAGATCAGAAAACAAAATTCCTTACACCACAAGAAACGGCGAGCACGACAACCAGATCGAAAAAGATATCAATTGGTGGACGAATGGATTCTGGGGCGGCATGATGTGGCATATGTACCATGAAACCGGCGCTCAGAAGTACAAGGAAATCGCTAATTATACGGAAGATGCTTTGGATGCCTGTTTCCATCAATTCTACGGTCTACATCATGATGTCGGATTTATGTGGCTGCCAACGAGCGTGGCCAATTATAAAGTAACCGGAAATCTGGAATCCCGTAAAAGGGCAATGCATGCCGCCAATTTGCTTGCCGGACGGTTTAACCTAGAAGGCGGGTTTATCCGCGCTTGGAACGATGACACAGTCAGCGAAGATACGAGAGGTTGGGCAATCGTGGATTGCATGATGAATCTTCCGCTTCTGTATTGGGCGAGTGAAGAGACTAAAGATCCGCGATACGCGCAAATCGCAATGAAGCATGCGGACACCGCTCTTGATGCTTTTATCAGGCCGGACGGCTCTGTGAATCATATCGTGGAGTTCGACCCGTTTCATGGAGGCGTGGTCCGAACTTATGGCGGTCAAGGCTACGAGGAAGGCTCGTCCTGGACACGCGGGCAGACATGGGCCTTGTACGGCTTTATGATCAGTTACACGCATACGGGGAAGCAAGAGTATTTACAGGCAGCCAAACGGGTGGCGCATTATTTCATGGCTAATATTCCAGATAACGGCGTGATTCCGATCGATTTCCGGCAGCCGAAGGAGCCTGCTTACGAAGATTCTACGGCAGCGGCGATCGCAGCTTGCGGACTGATCGAAATCGCCAAGGTTGTCGGCGAGTACGAAAAGGATGTTTATCTGAACGCCGCGCTGAAGCTGCTGAAAACGTTGGATGGTTCTCTCTGTGACTGGACGACGGATTCTGATCATCTGTTGATCAAAGGCTCAGCAGCGTATCATCATCAAGACATTCATATTTCAATCATCTATGGCGATTATTATTTCATGGAGGCTATTTTCAAGCTAAAGGGGAACGACTTGTTCTTGTGGTAG
- the sdaAA gene encoding L-serine ammonia-lyase, iron-sulfur-dependent, subunit alpha translates to MNFQTLSELAVLCEERGLTIGALMLEEQSAESGRSSEHEFSTMREYYGVMKEAVHRGMNEDTTSRSGLTGMDAQRVGAYNAADEPCLGGPAGQAMAYALAVSEVNASMGRIIATPTAGSCGIIPGVFLSCQERFGWDDDYMVSGLFAAGAIGYVIANNSFVSGAEGGCQAEVGSAIGMAAGALTELRGGTPAQAVHAVGLALKNTLGLICDPVGGLVEIPCIVRNGFGAVTALAAADMALAGVRSVIPSDEVIKVMLEVGSAMPEKHRETAGGGLAQTPTGRKIMQDLRKKK, encoded by the coding sequence ATGAATTTTCAAACACTTAGCGAGCTGGCTGTATTGTGTGAGGAACGCGGTCTCACGATTGGAGCGCTTATGCTCGAAGAGCAAAGCGCGGAATCTGGACGTTCCAGTGAACATGAATTTTCCACGATGCGTGAATATTATGGCGTGATGAAAGAGGCTGTTCATCGCGGGATGAATGAAGATACCACTTCGCGCAGCGGCCTCACAGGAATGGATGCTCAGCGTGTAGGAGCATATAACGCAGCTGATGAGCCGTGCCTAGGTGGACCTGCAGGTCAAGCTATGGCCTACGCGCTGGCTGTATCCGAAGTGAACGCCTCTATGGGCCGGATCATTGCAACCCCTACTGCTGGTTCATGCGGGATTATTCCGGGTGTATTCCTTAGCTGTCAGGAACGGTTTGGCTGGGATGATGACTATATGGTATCCGGATTGTTCGCTGCCGGGGCCATCGGTTATGTCATTGCCAATAACTCGTTTGTATCGGGCGCGGAAGGTGGCTGTCAAGCTGAGGTAGGTTCTGCCATTGGGATGGCCGCAGGTGCTTTAACCGAGCTGCGCGGTGGAACGCCTGCACAAGCAGTGCATGCTGTCGGGCTAGCACTTAAGAACACTTTAGGTCTGATTTGTGATCCGGTTGGAGGACTCGTAGAGATTCCTTGTATCGTTAGAAATGGATTCGGTGCAGTTACCGCACTCGCTGCCGCAGATATGGCACTGGCTGGTGTTCGTAGTGTGATTCCTTCAGATGAAGTCATCAAGGTCATGCTTGAGGTAGGCTCAGCTATGCCAGAGAAACACCGCGAGACCGCAGGAGGCGGTTTAGCACAGACACCTACCGGTCGTAAAATCATGCAGGATTTACGCAAAAAGAAGTAA
- a CDS encoding glycoside hydrolase family 30 protein, with amino-acid sequence MDLLKPEYAEVWARYYTKFIEAYGKEGVPIWAVSVQNEPAAVQVWDSCIYSAEEERDFVKNHLGPVMNQTGHSDVNIVIWDHNRDIMVERASTVLSDPEAAKYVWGTGIHWYGGEEFDKVEKVHDLFPDKHLLFTEGCQEGGVKLGEWFTGERYGRNMIGDLNAWTEGYLDWNLVLDETGGPNHVGNLCDAPIIADTTTDEVHYNSSYYYIGHFSKFIAPGAVRIGFTSEAEGVLTTAFRNPDGSIAVVLMNESEEVRSVTLGLGEEIASCELSPHSIVTHLIS; translated from the coding sequence GTGGATCTCTTAAAACCGGAATACGCAGAAGTTTGGGCCCGCTACTACACAAAGTTCATTGAAGCTTATGGAAAAGAGGGAGTACCGATCTGGGCGGTTTCCGTGCAGAATGAGCCGGCTGCCGTTCAGGTCTGGGATTCATGTATTTATAGTGCAGAAGAGGAACGGGATTTTGTTAAAAATCATCTTGGACCGGTGATGAATCAGACCGGCCATTCGGATGTGAACATTGTAATCTGGGATCATAACCGCGATATTATGGTCGAACGTGCTTCGACAGTATTATCTGATCCTGAAGCAGCAAAGTATGTGTGGGGTACAGGTATTCACTGGTATGGAGGCGAGGAGTTCGACAAGGTAGAAAAGGTACATGATCTATTTCCTGACAAGCATTTACTGTTTACAGAGGGCTGCCAAGAGGGCGGCGTGAAGCTGGGTGAATGGTTTACGGGCGAACGTTACGGCAGAAATATGATTGGGGATCTCAATGCGTGGACAGAAGGGTACCTGGACTGGAACCTGGTACTCGATGAGACTGGGGGTCCCAATCATGTAGGCAATCTCTGCGATGCGCCGATCATAGCAGATACAACAACTGACGAAGTGCACTATAACAGCTCTTATTATTACATCGGGCATTTTAGTAAATTCATTGCGCCGGGTGCGGTACGGATTGGATTTACATCTGAAGCAGAAGGGGTCCTGACAACAGCATTCCGTAACCCTGACGGTAGCATTGCTGTTGTACTGATGAATGAAAGTGAAGAAGTGCGCAGTGTAACGCTAGGTCTAGGTGAAGAGATTGCAAGCTGCGAGCTATCGCCTCATTCCATCGTAACGCATCTGATTTCATAA
- a CDS encoding NAD(P)H-hydrate dehydratase, with amino-acid sequence MYLVTAEQMRRLDGETIQRLGIPAIALMENAGRVIAEEIIALCRRRGEEGCRNASEGDDAGLKDAALAGAAFQVSADHALTLGNAAAERWFILVGKGNNGGDGLAAARYLRETGIAVTLVYAVPPELLSGEAALQRDAAAAMDLPAVVYGRDRLDLAECSGILDALLGTGAEGAPRGAYAELIAAANSSGKVIVSADIPSGLNADTGETHEPCIHASVTVCLAFLKRGLLQYPGAGGAGHVKVRAIGIPTSLATNIGVQVHLLTPEVLHAHLGVDLARRRSPEGHKGTYGHALLAAGTLRMSGAGLLSARAALRAGCGLVTWALTQKLLPFIIGSAPELMLADARGNEDGTWNAESISELLKLSKERDVLAVGPGLGRFEADTEWLRNLWEGTDCPLVIDADALNILAEADYKGWASRRHPVILTPHPGEMARLASITTAEVQRDRIGLALGYAKEHGVTLVLKGAHTVIATPEGQAYVNTTGHPGMGTGGVGDVLTGMIAGLLAQGLNATQAAAFGVYLHGLAGERAARQRNNPAAIIAGDIIEAL; translated from the coding sequence ATGTATCTGGTAACTGCTGAGCAAATGCGTCGTCTGGATGGTGAAACGATCCAGCGGCTGGGGATTCCAGCCATTGCGCTGATGGAGAATGCGGGGAGAGTCATCGCAGAGGAGATCATCGCGCTCTGCCGGCGGAGAGGTGAAGAGGGCTGCAGGAATGCATCTGAAGGAGACGACGCCGGGCTGAAGGATGCCGCGCTGGCTGGCGCGGCATTTCAGGTCAGCGCAGATCATGCGCTGACACTGGGCAATGCCGCCGCCGAGCGATGGTTCATCCTCGTCGGCAAGGGCAACAACGGCGGCGATGGCCTCGCCGCCGCACGATACCTTCGCGAGACGGGCATCGCCGTCACGCTCGTCTATGCGGTGCCGCCGGAGTTGCTCTCCGGCGAGGCCGCCCTGCAGCGCGATGCGGCTGCAGCAATGGACCTCCCTGCCGTGGTATACGGCAGGGATCGGCTGGACCTTGCCGAGTGCAGCGGCATCTTGGATGCGCTGCTCGGCACCGGCGCCGAGGGAGCCCCGCGCGGCGCCTATGCGGAGCTGATTGCCGCAGCGAATAGCAGCGGCAAAGTGATTGTGTCCGCGGACATCCCGAGTGGTCTGAACGCGGACACAGGGGAGACGCATGAGCCTTGCATTCATGCGTCGGTAACGGTATGCCTCGCGTTTCTCAAGCGAGGCCTCCTGCAATACCCCGGTGCAGGCGGAGCGGGGCATGTGAAGGTCCGGGCCATCGGTATTCCGACTTCTCTGGCCACTAACATTGGTGTGCAGGTTCACCTGCTGACACCGGAAGTGCTGCATGCCCATTTGGGTGTTGATCTGGCCCGCCGGCGTTCGCCTGAAGGCCATAAGGGTACTTATGGGCATGCACTTCTTGCCGCCGGCACCTTAAGAATGAGCGGTGCCGGATTGCTCTCTGCCCGTGCTGCGCTCCGGGCAGGCTGCGGATTGGTGACATGGGCGCTTACTCAGAAGCTGTTACCCTTCATCATCGGTTCTGCCCCTGAACTGATGTTAGCCGATGCTCGCGGCAATGAAGATGGAACATGGAATGCAGAGAGCATTTCAGAGCTACTAAAGCTGAGCAAAGAGCGAGATGTTCTTGCCGTTGGTCCTGGTCTTGGTCGATTCGAGGCCGATACAGAATGGCTTCGCAATCTCTGGGAAGGAACGGATTGTCCTCTGGTCATCGATGCGGATGCTTTGAATATATTAGCTGAGGCTGATTACAAGGGGTGGGCAAGTAGACGCCATCCTGTGATTCTGACGCCTCATCCAGGTGAGATGGCCCGACTGGCCAGCATAACAACGGCTGAGGTGCAGCGGGATCGAATCGGTTTGGCTTTGGGCTATGCGAAGGAGCATGGGGTTACGCTTGTATTAAAGGGAGCGCATACGGTTATAGCCACTCCTGAAGGGCAAGCTTATGTAAACACCACAGGCCATCCCGGCATGGGCACTGGTGGAGTCGGTGATGTGCTAACGGGCATGATTGCGGGCCTGCTGGCTCAAGGATTGAATGCTACGCAGGCAGCAGCTTTTGGTGTATATCTGCACGGATTAGCAGGGGAGAGAGCCGCCCGTCAGCGGAATAATCCAGCGGCTATTATTGCCGGTGATATCATAGAAGCGCTGTGA
- a CDS encoding GNAT family N-acetyltransferase, which translates to MTGKLDIRYQCPSVEQYSALRKEAGLSEMSAEGAAIGLPRSIFAVTLYEENTLIGMGRVIGDGGCFFQITDIAVKPSHQGRGLGKMIMREIREFLNTVPEKAYVSLIADGEASKLYEQYGFESVMPRSQGMFLRP; encoded by the coding sequence ATGACAGGAAAGTTGGATATACGTTATCAATGTCCTTCTGTGGAACAGTATTCAGCACTGAGAAAAGAAGCTGGACTGAGTGAAATGAGCGCGGAAGGCGCTGCGATAGGGCTGCCTCGTTCTATTTTTGCGGTAACCTTGTATGAGGAGAATACTCTAATCGGGATGGGAAGGGTGATTGGCGATGGGGGATGCTTTTTTCAGATCACGGATATCGCGGTTAAGCCTTCACATCAAGGACGCGGTTTAGGGAAAATGATTATGCGGGAAATCAGGGAGTTCCTTAATACCGTACCGGAAAAGGCTTATGTAAGTCTGATTGCAGATGGGGAAGCCTCGAAATTGTATGAACAATATGGCTTTGAATCGGTCATGCCACGTTCTCAGGGAATGTTTTTGCGCCCTTAA